A genomic window from Flintibacter sp. KGMB00164 includes:
- the ruvB gene encoding Holliday junction branch migration DNA helicase RuvB produces the protein MAIDFSNPEFDPEELSEPLVTTSLTREDEGEYSLRPKTLREYIGQEKAKGNLEVFIQAAKMRNEPLDHVLLHGPPGLGKTTLSGIIANEMGVNVRITSGPAIEKAGDLAALLTNLNENDILFVDEIHRLNRSVEEVLYPAMEDFAIDIIIGKGPSANSIRLDLPKFTLIGATTRAGQLSAPLRDRFGVTLRLELYTPEELALIVKRSAGILGVPIEDDGAMEIARRSRGTPRIANRMLRRVRDFAQVRAGGVITKKVADEALTALEIDHLGLDSIDHRMLRSIIENYRGGPVGLETLAATINEEAVTLEDVYEPYLMQLGFLTRTPRGRCVTPKAYQHLGLSVPGESGGLDQLSF, from the coding sequence ATGGCCATTGATTTTTCCAATCCAGAATTTGACCCGGAGGAGCTGAGCGAGCCTCTGGTGACCACCTCCCTCACCCGGGAGGACGAGGGGGAGTACTCCCTGCGGCCCAAAACTCTTCGGGAGTACATCGGCCAGGAGAAGGCCAAAGGCAACCTGGAGGTCTTTATCCAGGCGGCTAAAATGAGAAATGAGCCTCTGGATCATGTGCTGCTCCACGGCCCGCCCGGCCTGGGCAAGACCACCCTCAGCGGCATCATCGCCAATGAGATGGGGGTGAATGTGCGCATTACCTCCGGTCCTGCCATTGAGAAGGCAGGGGACCTGGCGGCGCTGCTCACCAACTTAAATGAAAATGACATCCTCTTTGTGGACGAGATCCACCGCCTCAACCGCTCGGTGGAGGAGGTACTTTACCCAGCCATGGAGGATTTCGCCATCGACATCATCATTGGAAAGGGGCCGTCCGCCAACTCCATCCGTCTGGACCTGCCCAAATTTACCCTCATTGGAGCCACCACCCGGGCAGGGCAGCTGTCCGCGCCCCTGCGTGACCGCTTTGGCGTGACGTTAAGGCTGGAGCTTTACACCCCTGAGGAGCTGGCGCTGATCGTCAAGCGCTCTGCAGGTATTCTGGGCGTGCCCATTGAGGACGATGGAGCCATGGAGATCGCCCGCCGCAGCCGCGGCACCCCCCGTATTGCCAACCGGATGCTGCGCCGGGTACGGGACTTTGCCCAGGTGCGGGCGGGAGGCGTTATCACCAAAAAGGTGGCTGACGAGGCCCTCACCGCCCTGGAGATCGACCATCTGGGGCTGGATTCCATTGACCACCGGATGCTGCGCTCCATCATTGAGAACTACCGGGGCGGCCCGGTGGGCCTGGAGACCCTGGCAGCCACCATCAACGAGGAGGCAGTGACCCTGGAGGACGTGTACGAGCCTTATCTGATGCAGCTGGGCTTCCTTACCCGCACCCCCCGTGGCCGCTGTGTCACCCCCAAGGCCTATCAGCATCTGGGCCTCAGCGTTCCCGGAGAGTCCGGAGGGCTGGACCAGCTGAGTTTCTGA
- a CDS encoding YrvL family regulatory protein, whose amino-acid sequence MKEKLKKLLAGLLGSGIMILLLFGTFAVVALVGGNVMRLFGFRYDSVGQLLLYFLLGELIGLPLDLISTALPKVLYRIEKVDRRQGNLLYIPMDTLFTIAAFWVADGLMASVSTTGLSLCILGFGTALITQPIKKDD is encoded by the coding sequence GTGAAAGAAAAACTGAAAAAATTGCTGGCGGGCTTGTTGGGCAGCGGCATCATGATTTTGCTCTTGTTCGGGACGTTTGCAGTGGTTGCTCTGGTCGGCGGCAATGTGATGAGGCTGTTCGGGTTTCGCTATGACAGCGTGGGACAGCTGCTGCTCTACTTCCTGTTAGGGGAACTGATCGGCCTGCCTCTGGATCTGATCAGTACAGCGCTGCCCAAGGTGCTGTATCGAATAGAAAAAGTGGACCGTCGGCAGGGAAATTTACTTTACATCCCAATGGACACCTTGTTTACCATTGCCGCGTTTTGGGTTGCGGACGGGTTGATGGCCAGTGTGTCCACCACCGGACTCTCTTTGTGCATTCTGGGCTTTGGAACGGCACTGATCACCCAGCCCATAAAGAAGGATGACTGA